One genomic window of Tribolium castaneum strain GA2 chromosome 10, icTriCast1.1, whole genome shotgun sequence includes the following:
- the InR gene encoding insulin-like receptor isoform X1, which translates to MAATGTATTAQQRRSFSWLGPGPVLHAALLVLFGSAAFVAVAANQLQPNSDLAHQNEGEICESVDIRNTLDSFNRLKGCHVVEGFVQILLFDNVNETELSLLSFPNLTEITDYLLLYRVNGLRSIGQLFPNLSVIRGRSTFYTYSFVVFEMSSLQEIGLYSLTDITRGLIRIDKNPSLCFVNSIDWEAIAHEKGEHFIKNLKSPNECPICPGDEKEDESGNSVAHIHCHKAPHRSDSENFDRDVHLCWNRQHCQKICPPKCKHSCNANLECCDESCLGGCSINDTKLCTVCKNLSMGFGAKKQCMSSCPPDYYQYLERRCILKNECKDMKRPLNFQQQGGPEKPFKIFNNSCILECPPNYMSNDTHCIPCQGNCIKKCAGVNVDSINLARQLKGCTHITSSLEIQIRGGRNVVNELEESLGMIEEIDGYLKVVRSFPLVSLNFLKNLKVIHGRQLESQKYVFVVLDNQNLQELWNWENNKTLKIDTGRLFFHFNPKLCIREIEKLQNITHIVDVTELEVAKNSNGDKIACELQVLKVDKPKVVNSKGVVLEWEPFKIDDPRKLLGYIVYSIEAPTQNVTLYDGRDACGGDGWRVDDVAIPENEMNVTHPLTSLKPYTQYAFYVKTYTIATERRGAQSMISYFTTLPDTPTAPVGLEVVSNSSNSLKLSWRPPKSPNGKLTHYIVSLKRHNSTTPDLDEMEHFCKSPSSRPKHPIPSVSVPPVTSTTTSNDTCQCLETKPSTSSINEDVEKSRIDFEDELHNAVYVRKPNFSESRKRRDVDSEQLNANRVFNETDEAGAYISFSTVVTGTEFYMPNLRHYTVYEINVQACREKTNDKLDTENPCSSKNMKTHRTLKKKGADDIKQIEVKNQSLGMVSLTWKEPEAPNGLIYCYTIEYKKLEIENSKANEEYITHARFINQSRIYTLKALSPGNYSVRVSATTSGDYANFSPYAYFYIEERPSNTYVTLIVCMLILVIILALCAFCFYKKKKADKESMRLIPSVNPEYVPSVYVPDEWEVPRKKIELIRELGQGSFGMVYEGIAQDVRGKAQIKCAVKTVNEHATNRERLEFLNEASVMKAFDTAHVVRLLGVVSQGQPTLVIMELMANGDLKTYLRSHRPDAEVYDPATAKQPPTLKQILQMAIEIADGMAYLSAKKFVHRDLAARNCMVAEDLTVKIGDFGMTRDIYETDYYRKGTKGLLPVRWMAPESLKDGVFTSNSDVWSYGVVLWEMATLASQPYQGLSNDQVLRYVIDGGVMERPENCPDKLYTLMRYCWQHKPSARPSFLKLCSLLLEDASTSFAQVSFYHSAAGIEARSSRPTPSPSQDDPSTPLRIAGDHDVNFSLNSDDSNDEFETDAETHIRFPSIPVENKDGITTANGYVSGCPTNGAATTQC; encoded by the exons TTTGTGAAAGCGTGGATATTAGAAATACCCTGGATTCGTTCAACAGGTTAAAAGGTTGCCACGTGGTGGAAGGTTTTGTGCAGATTTTACTTTTTGATAATGTGAACGAGACTGAGTTATCCCTTTTAAGTTTTCCAAACCTAACTGAAATAACCGATTATTTATTACTGTACAGAGTGAACGGATTGCGAAGTATAGGACAGTTGTTTCCGAATTTGAGCGTCATTCGAGGACGCTCAACGTTTTACACTTATTCATTCGTCGTATTTGAAATGTCTAGCTTACAAGAAATAGGTCTATATTCACTGACTGACATTACTCGCGGACTAATCAGGATTGATAAAAATCCTTCTCTGTGCTTCGTGAACTCGATCGACTGGGAAGCGATAGCCCACGAAAAGGGagaacattttattaaaaacctaAAGTCACCAAATGAATGCCCTATCTGTCCCGGCGACGAAAAGGAGGACGAGTCGGGCAATAGCGTGGCACATATTCATTGCCATAAAGCACCTCACCGGTCCGACAGCGAAAATTTCGATAGAGACGTCCATCTCTGCTGGAATCGACAGCACTGTCAGAAGATCTGCCCTCCGAAGTGCAAACACTCCTGTAACGCCAATTTGGAATGCTGCGACGAGAGCTGTCTAGGAGGATGTAGTATAAATGATACCAAACTTTGCACTGTTTGTAAAAATCTCAGCATGGGGTTTGGGGCAAAGAAACAATGCATGTCGAGTTGTCCCCCCGATTATTATCAG TATTTAGAAAGACGCTGTATCTTGAAAAATGAATGCAAAGATATGAAGAGACCTCTGAATTTTCAGCAGCAGGGTGGGCCCGAAAAacctttcaaaattttcaacaattccTGTATTTTAGAATGTCCACCCAATTATATGAGTAACGACACTCATTGTATACCCTGTCAAG ggAATTGTATAAAAAAGTGTGCGGGAGTGAATGTTGATAGTATAAATTTAGCAAGACAGTTGAAAGGGTGCACCCATATAACAAGTTCTCTAGAAATACAAATTCGGGGCGGCCGAAATGTAGTGAATGAATTGGAGGAAAGTCTAGGCATGATTGAAGAAATCGACGGTTATTTGAAAGTAGTCAGATCATTTCCTTTGGTTTCAttaaactttttgaaaaatttgaaagtgaTACACGGCAGACAGTTAGAAAGCCAAAA ATACGTTTTCGTTGTACTTGATAATCAAAATCTTCAAGAACTGTGGAACtgggaaaataataaaacgcttAAAATTGACACCGGACGTTTATTCTTTCACTTCAACCCAAAACTTTGCATCAGAGAAATCGAAAAGTTACAAAATATCACCCACATCGTCGACGTTACTGAATTAGAAGTGGCGAAAAACTCGAACGGCGATAAAATTGCAT GTGAACTTCAAGTTTTAAAAGTAGATAAACCCAAAGTCGTGAATAGCAAAGGGGTCGTCTTGGAATGGGAGCCGTTCAAAATCGACGATCCGCGAAAACTTTTAGGCTACATTGTCTACTCGATCGAAGCACCAACCCAGAACGTTACGCTCTATGATGGACGAGATGCTTGTGGAGGAGACGG atgGCGCGTTGATGATGTTGCAATTCCTGAAAACGAAATGAATGTAACACATCCACTTACATCGTTAAAACCCTACACACAGTACGCATTTTATGTCAAAACTTACACGATAGCTACTGAAAGAAGAGGTGCACAAAGTATGATTTCGTACTTCACTACGTTGCCCGATA CTCCAACGGCACCGGTTGGCTTAGAGGTAGTTAGTAATTCGAGCAACTCTCTTAAGTTATCGTGGAGGCCTCCCAAATCTCCCAACGGCAAACTTACTCACTACATTGTTAGTTTGAAAAGGCACAACAGTACTACTCCCGATCTGGATGAAATGGAGCATTTCTGCAAATCAC CCTCGAGTCGCCCAAAACACCCCATTCCTAGTGTGAGCGTTCCTCCAGTTACTTCAACGACAACAAGTAACGACACTTGCCAGTGTTTAGAAACTAAACCGTCAACATCATCAATTAATGAAGATGTCGAAAAATCCCGAATTGATTTTGAAGATGAATTACATAACGCGGTTTATGTGAGAAA GCCGAATTTTTCAGAATCTCGCAAAAGACGTGACGTGGACAGTGAGCAACTAAATGCGAACCGGGTGTTTAATGAAACCGATGAAG CCGGTGCTTATATTTCGTTCAGTACTGTAGTCACGGGGACAGAATTTTACATGCCGAATTTGCGGCACTATACggtttatgaaataaacgTCCAAGCCTGTAGAGAAAAAACCAACGACAAGCTTGATACCGAAAATCCCTGCAGTagcaaaaatatgaaaacgcATCGGACTCTGAAGAAGAAAGGAGCCGATGATATAAAACAAATTGAAGTCAAAAACCAAAGTTTGGGAATGGTGTCACTTACGTGGAAGGAACCGGAGGCTCCGAACGGATTGATCTATTGTTACACGATAGAATATAAAAAGttggaaattgaaaat TCCAAGGCTAATGAAGAGTATATTACACACGCGCGTTTTATCAACCAGAGTAGGATTTATACCTTGAAAGCGTTATCGCCTGGAAATTACAGTGTTCGAGTTTCTGCAACGACGTCAGGTGATTACGCCAACTTTTCTCCTTACGCGTACTTTTATATCGAGGAACGGCCGTCTAACACTTACGTAACCTTGATCGTTTGTATGCTCATTCTGGTGATA ATTTTGGCACTGTGTGCGTTTTGTTTCTACAAGAAGAAGAAAGCCGACAAGGAGAGTATGCGGCTGATTCCGTCGGTCAATCCCGAGTATGTTCCAAGTGTGTATGTTCCGGACGAATGGGAGGTGCCTCGCAAAAAAATAGAACTGATTAGGGAGTTAGGACAGGGGAGTTTTGGCATGGTATACGAGGGCATCGCCCAAGACGTCCGCGGAAAGGCGCAAATCAAATGCGCTGTGAAGACTGTTAATGAGCACGCCACCAATAG GGAGCGTTTGGAGTTTTTGAACGAAGCTTCCGTCATGAAGGCTTTCGATACTGCTCATGTCGTGAGGTTGTTGGGAGTGGTGTCGCAAGGGCAGCCCACGTTGGTGATCATGGAGCTGATGGCGAATGGCGACTTGAAGACCTACCTGCGTTCCCACCGTCCAGACGCCGAAGTGTATGACCCTGCCACGGCCAAGCAACCCCCAACGCTGAAGCAGATCCTGCAAATGGCCATAGAAATAGCCGACGGAATGGCCTACCTGTCGGCCAAGAAGTTCGTCCACCGCGACCTGGCAGCTAGAAATTGCATGGTAGCTGAAGACTTGACTGTTAAAATAGGTGATTTTGGTATGACGCGTGATATTTACGAAACGGACTACTATCGCAAGGGCACTAAGGGGCTGCTCCCCGTGCGATGGATGGCCCCCGAGAGTCTCAAAGACGGTGTGTTTACTAGTAATAGTGATGTTTGGAGTTACGGAGTTGTGTTGTGGGAGATGGCGACTCTGGCGTCGCAGCCGTATCAAGGCTTGTCGAACGACCAGGTTTTGCGATATGTGATTGACGGGGGTGTGATGGAGCGGCCGGAGAACTGTCCCGATAAACTGTACACTTTGATGAGATACTGTTGGCAACACAAACCATCAGCACGTCCTTCGTTTTTAAAGTTATGCTCATTGTTGTTAGAGGATGCCAGCACTAGTTTTGCTCAGGTGTCGTTTTATCATAGTGCGGCTGGAATTGAGGCTCGATCGTCGCGGCCGACACCGTCGCCGTCGCAGGATGATCCGAGTACTCCGCTCCGGATAGCTGGAGACCATGATGTCAATTTTTCTCTCAATTCGGACGACTCGAATGACGAGTTCGAAACAGACGCTGAGACTCATATTAGGTTTCCCAGTATTCCCGTGGAGAACAAAGACGGAATCACCACCGCTAACGGTTACGTGAGTGGATGTCCCACAAATGGTGCAGCAACAACTCAGTGCTAG
- the InR gene encoding insulin-like receptor isoform X2, with protein MAATGTATTAQQRRSFSWLGPGPVLHAALLVLFGSAAFVAVAANQLQPNSDLAHQNEVCESVDIRNTLDSFNRLKGCHVVEGFVQILLFDNVNETELSLLSFPNLTEITDYLLLYRVNGLRSIGQLFPNLSVIRGRSTFYTYSFVVFEMSSLQEIGLYSLTDITRGLIRIDKNPSLCFVNSIDWEAIAHEKGEHFIKNLKSPNECPICPGDEKEDESGNSVAHIHCHKAPHRSDSENFDRDVHLCWNRQHCQKICPPKCKHSCNANLECCDESCLGGCSINDTKLCTVCKNLSMGFGAKKQCMSSCPPDYYQYLERRCILKNECKDMKRPLNFQQQGGPEKPFKIFNNSCILECPPNYMSNDTHCIPCQGNCIKKCAGVNVDSINLARQLKGCTHITSSLEIQIRGGRNVVNELEESLGMIEEIDGYLKVVRSFPLVSLNFLKNLKVIHGRQLESQKYVFVVLDNQNLQELWNWENNKTLKIDTGRLFFHFNPKLCIREIEKLQNITHIVDVTELEVAKNSNGDKIACELQVLKVDKPKVVNSKGVVLEWEPFKIDDPRKLLGYIVYSIEAPTQNVTLYDGRDACGGDGWRVDDVAIPENEMNVTHPLTSLKPYTQYAFYVKTYTIATERRGAQSMISYFTTLPDTPTAPVGLEVVSNSSNSLKLSWRPPKSPNGKLTHYIVSLKRHNSTTPDLDEMEHFCKSPSSRPKHPIPSVSVPPVTSTTTSNDTCQCLETKPSTSSINEDVEKSRIDFEDELHNAVYVRKPNFSESRKRRDVDSEQLNANRVFNETDEAGAYISFSTVVTGTEFYMPNLRHYTVYEINVQACREKTNDKLDTENPCSSKNMKTHRTLKKKGADDIKQIEVKNQSLGMVSLTWKEPEAPNGLIYCYTIEYKKLEIENSKANEEYITHARFINQSRIYTLKALSPGNYSVRVSATTSGDYANFSPYAYFYIEERPSNTYVTLIVCMLILVIILALCAFCFYKKKKADKESMRLIPSVNPEYVPSVYVPDEWEVPRKKIELIRELGQGSFGMVYEGIAQDVRGKAQIKCAVKTVNEHATNRERLEFLNEASVMKAFDTAHVVRLLGVVSQGQPTLVIMELMANGDLKTYLRSHRPDAEVYDPATAKQPPTLKQILQMAIEIADGMAYLSAKKFVHRDLAARNCMVAEDLTVKIGDFGMTRDIYETDYYRKGTKGLLPVRWMAPESLKDGVFTSNSDVWSYGVVLWEMATLASQPYQGLSNDQVLRYVIDGGVMERPENCPDKLYTLMRYCWQHKPSARPSFLKLCSLLLEDASTSFAQVSFYHSAAGIEARSSRPTPSPSQDDPSTPLRIAGDHDVNFSLNSDDSNDEFETDAETHIRFPSIPVENKDGITTANGYVSGCPTNGAATTQC; from the exons TTTGTGAAAGCGTGGATATTAGAAATACCCTGGATTCGTTCAACAGGTTAAAAGGTTGCCACGTGGTGGAAGGTTTTGTGCAGATTTTACTTTTTGATAATGTGAACGAGACTGAGTTATCCCTTTTAAGTTTTCCAAACCTAACTGAAATAACCGATTATTTATTACTGTACAGAGTGAACGGATTGCGAAGTATAGGACAGTTGTTTCCGAATTTGAGCGTCATTCGAGGACGCTCAACGTTTTACACTTATTCATTCGTCGTATTTGAAATGTCTAGCTTACAAGAAATAGGTCTATATTCACTGACTGACATTACTCGCGGACTAATCAGGATTGATAAAAATCCTTCTCTGTGCTTCGTGAACTCGATCGACTGGGAAGCGATAGCCCACGAAAAGGGagaacattttattaaaaacctaAAGTCACCAAATGAATGCCCTATCTGTCCCGGCGACGAAAAGGAGGACGAGTCGGGCAATAGCGTGGCACATATTCATTGCCATAAAGCACCTCACCGGTCCGACAGCGAAAATTTCGATAGAGACGTCCATCTCTGCTGGAATCGACAGCACTGTCAGAAGATCTGCCCTCCGAAGTGCAAACACTCCTGTAACGCCAATTTGGAATGCTGCGACGAGAGCTGTCTAGGAGGATGTAGTATAAATGATACCAAACTTTGCACTGTTTGTAAAAATCTCAGCATGGGGTTTGGGGCAAAGAAACAATGCATGTCGAGTTGTCCCCCCGATTATTATCAG TATTTAGAAAGACGCTGTATCTTGAAAAATGAATGCAAAGATATGAAGAGACCTCTGAATTTTCAGCAGCAGGGTGGGCCCGAAAAacctttcaaaattttcaacaattccTGTATTTTAGAATGTCCACCCAATTATATGAGTAACGACACTCATTGTATACCCTGTCAAG ggAATTGTATAAAAAAGTGTGCGGGAGTGAATGTTGATAGTATAAATTTAGCAAGACAGTTGAAAGGGTGCACCCATATAACAAGTTCTCTAGAAATACAAATTCGGGGCGGCCGAAATGTAGTGAATGAATTGGAGGAAAGTCTAGGCATGATTGAAGAAATCGACGGTTATTTGAAAGTAGTCAGATCATTTCCTTTGGTTTCAttaaactttttgaaaaatttgaaagtgaTACACGGCAGACAGTTAGAAAGCCAAAA ATACGTTTTCGTTGTACTTGATAATCAAAATCTTCAAGAACTGTGGAACtgggaaaataataaaacgcttAAAATTGACACCGGACGTTTATTCTTTCACTTCAACCCAAAACTTTGCATCAGAGAAATCGAAAAGTTACAAAATATCACCCACATCGTCGACGTTACTGAATTAGAAGTGGCGAAAAACTCGAACGGCGATAAAATTGCAT GTGAACTTCAAGTTTTAAAAGTAGATAAACCCAAAGTCGTGAATAGCAAAGGGGTCGTCTTGGAATGGGAGCCGTTCAAAATCGACGATCCGCGAAAACTTTTAGGCTACATTGTCTACTCGATCGAAGCACCAACCCAGAACGTTACGCTCTATGATGGACGAGATGCTTGTGGAGGAGACGG atgGCGCGTTGATGATGTTGCAATTCCTGAAAACGAAATGAATGTAACACATCCACTTACATCGTTAAAACCCTACACACAGTACGCATTTTATGTCAAAACTTACACGATAGCTACTGAAAGAAGAGGTGCACAAAGTATGATTTCGTACTTCACTACGTTGCCCGATA CTCCAACGGCACCGGTTGGCTTAGAGGTAGTTAGTAATTCGAGCAACTCTCTTAAGTTATCGTGGAGGCCTCCCAAATCTCCCAACGGCAAACTTACTCACTACATTGTTAGTTTGAAAAGGCACAACAGTACTACTCCCGATCTGGATGAAATGGAGCATTTCTGCAAATCAC CCTCGAGTCGCCCAAAACACCCCATTCCTAGTGTGAGCGTTCCTCCAGTTACTTCAACGACAACAAGTAACGACACTTGCCAGTGTTTAGAAACTAAACCGTCAACATCATCAATTAATGAAGATGTCGAAAAATCCCGAATTGATTTTGAAGATGAATTACATAACGCGGTTTATGTGAGAAA GCCGAATTTTTCAGAATCTCGCAAAAGACGTGACGTGGACAGTGAGCAACTAAATGCGAACCGGGTGTTTAATGAAACCGATGAAG CCGGTGCTTATATTTCGTTCAGTACTGTAGTCACGGGGACAGAATTTTACATGCCGAATTTGCGGCACTATACggtttatgaaataaacgTCCAAGCCTGTAGAGAAAAAACCAACGACAAGCTTGATACCGAAAATCCCTGCAGTagcaaaaatatgaaaacgcATCGGACTCTGAAGAAGAAAGGAGCCGATGATATAAAACAAATTGAAGTCAAAAACCAAAGTTTGGGAATGGTGTCACTTACGTGGAAGGAACCGGAGGCTCCGAACGGATTGATCTATTGTTACACGATAGAATATAAAAAGttggaaattgaaaat TCCAAGGCTAATGAAGAGTATATTACACACGCGCGTTTTATCAACCAGAGTAGGATTTATACCTTGAAAGCGTTATCGCCTGGAAATTACAGTGTTCGAGTTTCTGCAACGACGTCAGGTGATTACGCCAACTTTTCTCCTTACGCGTACTTTTATATCGAGGAACGGCCGTCTAACACTTACGTAACCTTGATCGTTTGTATGCTCATTCTGGTGATA ATTTTGGCACTGTGTGCGTTTTGTTTCTACAAGAAGAAGAAAGCCGACAAGGAGAGTATGCGGCTGATTCCGTCGGTCAATCCCGAGTATGTTCCAAGTGTGTATGTTCCGGACGAATGGGAGGTGCCTCGCAAAAAAATAGAACTGATTAGGGAGTTAGGACAGGGGAGTTTTGGCATGGTATACGAGGGCATCGCCCAAGACGTCCGCGGAAAGGCGCAAATCAAATGCGCTGTGAAGACTGTTAATGAGCACGCCACCAATAG GGAGCGTTTGGAGTTTTTGAACGAAGCTTCCGTCATGAAGGCTTTCGATACTGCTCATGTCGTGAGGTTGTTGGGAGTGGTGTCGCAAGGGCAGCCCACGTTGGTGATCATGGAGCTGATGGCGAATGGCGACTTGAAGACCTACCTGCGTTCCCACCGTCCAGACGCCGAAGTGTATGACCCTGCCACGGCCAAGCAACCCCCAACGCTGAAGCAGATCCTGCAAATGGCCATAGAAATAGCCGACGGAATGGCCTACCTGTCGGCCAAGAAGTTCGTCCACCGCGACCTGGCAGCTAGAAATTGCATGGTAGCTGAAGACTTGACTGTTAAAATAGGTGATTTTGGTATGACGCGTGATATTTACGAAACGGACTACTATCGCAAGGGCACTAAGGGGCTGCTCCCCGTGCGATGGATGGCCCCCGAGAGTCTCAAAGACGGTGTGTTTACTAGTAATAGTGATGTTTGGAGTTACGGAGTTGTGTTGTGGGAGATGGCGACTCTGGCGTCGCAGCCGTATCAAGGCTTGTCGAACGACCAGGTTTTGCGATATGTGATTGACGGGGGTGTGATGGAGCGGCCGGAGAACTGTCCCGATAAACTGTACACTTTGATGAGATACTGTTGGCAACACAAACCATCAGCACGTCCTTCGTTTTTAAAGTTATGCTCATTGTTGTTAGAGGATGCCAGCACTAGTTTTGCTCAGGTGTCGTTTTATCATAGTGCGGCTGGAATTGAGGCTCGATCGTCGCGGCCGACACCGTCGCCGTCGCAGGATGATCCGAGTACTCCGCTCCGGATAGCTGGAGACCATGATGTCAATTTTTCTCTCAATTCGGACGACTCGAATGACGAGTTCGAAACAGACGCTGAGACTCATATTAGGTTTCCCAGTATTCCCGTGGAGAACAAAGACGGAATCACCACCGCTAACGGTTACGTGAGTGGATGTCCCACAAATGGTGCAGCAACAACTCAGTGCTAG
- the LOC661483 gene encoding uncharacterized protein LOC661483 has protein sequence MRSLGIFLLLLSLNFCHSEVRNAQQKQIIEKQEKKISEYILQILDHYKKDDPVGIPGAPIPDPLLIPPLAHSFSLGKMNFENVKLYGLSKFRIHHIKADITAMKVEAALTIKTLDVKGNYTLRTFMSSAKGPFTVKLTDVYVKAIATLEVERNGQLEAQDMDMDITFKGIAMDFKGLGFFANMFQGVINSVGTFIFDSIKPFILREVNTNLRNDVNKQVKKVPQKFPNSISPFDQLIIDIRHKIRKAQFDPYKVNDYNTSVGVFDIYMRHTWLYGLSSIHRVGDITFEIKNNSVYAVLEVGTQRMEGTSHWEVSLIAGFMSKAGTVSFSVEYLRVQVAISQTMDTRNPPQLEDIQLELGNIQIRFDGAGTVDYVIEFAVNVLPNLLRYQIMDALEAPVKQRIQQELNKVNIERMIKENVDKIDNPESLKLL, from the exons ATGCGTAGTTTAGGCATCTTTCTCCTCTTGCTTTCGCTGAATTTCTGCCACAGTGAAG TACGAAATGCGCAACAGAAGCAGATTATCGAAAaacaagaaaagaaaattagTGAATACATTCTCCAAATCTTAGACCACTACAAGAAGGATGATCCTGTGGGAATCCCCGGTGCACCAATCCCCGATCCCTTACTAATCCCGCCCTTAGCACATTCATTTTCTTTGGGAAAAATGAATTTCGAAAACGTGAAACTGTACGGTTTGTCCAAATTTCGAATACATCACATTAAGGCTGACATAACTGCGATGAAAGTGGAAGCGGCATTAACGATTAAAACACTCGACGTTAAGGGAAATTACACGTTGAGAACCTTCATGTCGTCAGCCAAAGGTCCATTCACTGTGAAGCTGACCGACGTGTATGTAAAAGCAATCGCAACTTTGGAAGTCGAAAGAAATGGACAATTGGAAGCTCAGGATATGGATATGGATATTACCTTCAAAGGCATCGCTATGGACTTCAAAGGGTTGGGATTTTTCGCCAACATGTTCCAAGGGGTCATCAATTCGGTCGGTACCTTTATCTTTGACTCCATCAAACCGTTTATTTTGCGTGAAGTCAATACGAATTTGCGGAACGATGTTAATAAGCAAGTCAAGAAGGTTCCACAGAAGTTTCCAAATTCAATTTCGCCTTTCGATCAGCTCATTATTGATATTCGCCACAAGATCAGAAAGGCCCAGTTTGACCCATACAAAGTCAACGATTACAATACTAGTGTTGGTGTTTTTGATATATACATGAGACACACTTGGTTGTATGGCTTGTCTTCGATTCATAGAGTCGGTGATATCActtttgagataaaaaataacagtgTGTATGCAGTTCTTGAGGTGGGGACGCAACGGATGGAAGGGACGAGTCATTGGGAAGTGTCTTTGATCGCTGGGTTCATGTCAAAAGCGGGGACTGTGTCATTCAGTGTGGAATATTTGAGG GTTCAAGTTGCGATAAGTCAAACAATGGATACACGAAACCCTCCACAGTTGGAAGATATTCAGTTGGAATTGGGCAATATTCAAATAAGGTTTGATGGGGCAGGAACGGTAGATTATGTGATCGAGTTTGCAGTGAATGTGCTTCCTAATTTGCTGCGGTATCAAATTATGGACGCTTTGGAAGCTCCGGTGAAACAGCGGATACAGCAGGAGCTGAATAAAGTTAATATCGAGAGAATGATCAAGGAAAATGTCGATAAGATTGATAATCCTGAGAGTTTGAAGTTGTTGTAA